One Hermetia illucens chromosome 4, iHerIll2.2.curated.20191125, whole genome shotgun sequence DNA segment encodes these proteins:
- the LOC119653414 gene encoding nucleoprotein TPR isoform X1: MDDKGSGVLVKFLTKEELQKIPGNVKKKVEKYFEERFEEFLTAKALGEASKNSLDEVRENFEKQVADLTSKIQDYEAKLEASQQNVNELREQLDNSRQEVSRLVETTKKYEAEAAECRREKNNAIDERDSLMKMVERRAAEVERFQSDLKAYESQLQTAINAKCEAVAKMDEIKSKEVSLDYKEKRMEQEKAMLTNQIRSLSEDLNRNIAELQTIRRDNTMKNLELQTKLTEKTEELKIANSTISHLNETVSSLTIKAEDLAAKMLAQSEESTKMMEYYKKELQAKEKLADLYKNTSEDSVAQTNELGAAVSELKRLLNEASDQYGELETKMKALEMKHEQELSEKENLIQSLKEELKHANDLLKAAQDENLENAIEKLAPSAAVTTRLIKADMSLTELYSLYVKTTEELQLQKKENARAELQMKSILQELEEKAPIFSKLQLEHQKLIDVNNELSQQLENVITERVEVREELQESITKIKHLQHENKKLKLGQNDLARQVCYLLKEVEQVRGGFSSENEQSISSDMSANEVISKKLVTFGDITELQENNQKLILLVRDLSSKLEELEEAQNSMDQASYESKIASYSKRLQEMQESQDYQAQMLTISMQKCERYKKLYYDSMRSAGKNMAQVIDGSLNDQMEVGEEENIAAGSSNSIASSETIASKDKRINELEDRIKELTEQIKKMKEEHEEYRKEKLTNEKMMNEQFDSMRTELRELTSSNCKLMSTVEYNNEQIKIQQKNVATYKKQITTLEERNRNYENTIVKHEQTIMYLKDETMNAQRKLASAEVQLDNMKQECRLLRDTEARLHLEREGFLRERQTQNLLLNNLEMIKASFERSETEGRQRLEVRLDEAIRECSALRRRLQEEQDRFRELTVDLKRQTDTAKARMEEEQQVAEKLQQEVANLREELLTKTNQIDDLSKKLQESLTPSKNDNPIAQANKKAREFELKYEEAALEIESLKKEIERTREHAQQYCKLSQSSEQELKELHNEYSQYKLKTEEELKKLRAFEIALKSRIEELDTEIQLQITGAQLSSGNSSQQVQKVQAELKEALQKLSENNREMRDLREQCNNLTSSLQSVEQKYANEMMLHSADIQELSRLKEELHRVREQIAEIKAARDKSVAVLEEMKSGYAERDEKLKKEKEELEKRLIDLDAQNAALHDQIQALSSKLATTTNGPAATSDEAMNESTNADHSMTNKSFTDDESKSNDQLLQIIKYLRKEKDIAVAKVDILKSENVRLLSEQNIAQKKLEELNASLSNERTKSEVVVVTATKHEEILRKVETLNAITDSNRILREERDTLSVRVKELTERVTKVEDELFPLQEKNREQNAKIEEMQAENTSLRTEATRWRQRANILVERSNKNPEEFKRIQSERESLAKMLTAEKEALKQAHEELNSIRADKARLETEMNNLNRQIQTVTEEKKKVVDDFNLLKQQNTRLTQEIMELKNQLLQKEDELKKIGEDIASKDNQLADLKNKEFQIRKIAKRYKDSYFELKNQIDGKDGTGAAEGDPQNPGEGTSASKQETEKELKEKINELNAQIKQAQEETEKYRKENENFKLTLDKEERNKTLLKEAKTRILSLTETKNAVTRELAATKAQLQNIEQNRDDNDLIVSGIKSQYESRIARLEQDQINHEKESKETIARLTRENENLLLRINQLQRQLGLQQVSKPSTSSSSSSEKGSSDPPRTANVKPMSGPSGQQSATVTPWRGSETPLASIRPMSVQNSRTAAVLPTSQTSNVAAIQGSSSGSVTALVPPQQQVHTTGNSPGEAMSSSPTSSHTDYMPATSSAAVVVAAIPPMGANAAESSQEAESVPTQNNESTSSSSSAQMLVSGGQQQQAVALVSPRVEGTSQNIVPPQSAQSQDTIQPSTSGTSSTSNISVSSHHQASSSSTVTTTQAGGHKRPRDVEGDSSTSNEELSDKAPVQTKRQRIQTGEAAACQGVTESGLDVEYQVPTSSQRDQEDDIIIVDSEEDDGMADEGNADVDDGPMEDEADNGEGYEMEESYEPEQDIDEGEGPDIDEDNIQSDTNEVEVDDSSEVPNQSGTSSSTNHVAPDASTSQVVDQSTADQATEGQIQPEGQQIPAISSGSEAAGSSSQASSQSTSNWRQVTPLSRQQQATLLMLQQGYEETGDDSIVPSTPTLYAPRRADGFSEAVSSPHPQVPHAARFTFSESSSSTTTTSRPGASGEGGEDAHADMAEDTSGRGTATNIQESSSETGATVTESTSSTEKADQVAASNAQDAGPSRSEDISAEAGGAAADAEATPEGASTSDVHEGEQSQLEEADIEEEEGLDGVTSEGEKASAGTEETAEIEEGREAEATTSPTINTRSRTVRTTPQNRRNNRNQHQQRGGRPTPIIWQDQHRGGGGGGRHMNQGGNMRASGGNEQNSPQRGAFQNRGQRARRMRRPSGPSFGNRY, from the exons ATGGATGATAAAGGGAGCGGCGTGCTCGTGAAGTTTCTGACAAAAGAGGAACTGCAGAAGATCCCGGGCAATGTcaagaaaaaagtggaaaagtatTTTGAGGAACGGTTCGAGGAATTCTTGACAGCGAAAGCGTTGGGCGAGGCATCGAAGAACAGTTTAG ACGAGGTTCGggaaaatttcgaaaagcaAGTCGCCGACCTTACATCCAAAATACAAGACTACGAAGCCAAGTTGGAAGCGTCTCAACAGAACGTCAATGAACTCCGTGAACAGCTCGACAATTCCCGACAGGAAGTCAGTCGGCTTGTTGAAACTACTAAGAAATATGAAGCCGAGGCAGCAGAATGTCGTCGTGAAAAGAACAACGCCATCGACGAGCGCGATTCGCTAATGAAAATGGTCGAACGACGCGCAGCTGAAGTTGAACGATTCCAGTCTGATCTAAAAGCTTACGAATCCCAATTACAGACGGCTATCAATGCTAAGTGTGAAGCTGTAGCTAAAATGGATGAAATTAAGAGCAAAGAAGTTTCATTGGATTACAAAGAGAAACGTATGGAGCAGGAGAAAGCCATGCTAACGAATCAAATTCGTAGTTTGTCAGAAGATTTGAATCGAAATATCGCAGAACTTCAAACAATCCGTCGCGACAATACCATGAAAAATTTGGAATTACAAACAAAACTAACTGAAAAGACTGAAGAATTGAAAATAGCCAATAGTACCATTTCACACTTGAATGAAACCGTTAGCTCACTGACCATCAAGGCTGAAGATTTGGCCGCGAAAATGCTTGCACAAAGCGAAGAATCTACAAAGATGATGGAGTACTACAAGAAGGAGCTCCAAGCCAAGGAGAAACTGGCCGATTTATACAAGAATACTAGCGAGGATAGCGTTGCACAGACGAACGAATTAGGTGCAGCCGTGAGCGAGCTGAAAAGGCTGCTGAATGAGGCCTCAGATCAATacggagaactggaaactaaaaTGAAAGCCTTAGAAATGAAACATGAACAAGAGCTAAGCGAGAAGGAAAATCTCATTCAAAGTCTCAAGGAAGAGTTGAAACATGCAAACGATTTACTAAAAGCCGCACAAGATGAGAATCTTGAGAACGCAATTGAAAAGTTGGCACCTTCTGCAGCAGTAACCACCCGTTTGATCAAAGCAGACATGTCTTTGACCGAGCTCTACTCTCTCTACGTAAAGACGACCGAGGAACTGCAACTCCAGAAGAAGGAAAACGCTCGGGCTGAACTTCAAATGAAATCAATTCTGCAAGAGCTTGAAGAGAAGGCTCCGATATTCAGTAAACTTCAGTTGGAACACCAAAAACTGATAGATGTGAATAACGAGCTCTCGCAGCAACTGGAAAATGTCATAACAGAACGCGTTGAAGTGAGGGAGGAACTTCAGGAAAGTATCACTAAGATCAAACATCTACAGCATGAAAACAAGAAGCTTAAGCTCGGACAAAACGACCTTGCCCGCCAGGTGTGCTATCTTTTGAAGGAAGTCGAGCAAGTCCGAGGTGGATTCTCTTCGGAGAACGAGCAATCGATCTCATCCGACATGTCGGCGAATGAAGTGATCTCAAAGAAACTGGTCACATTCGGAGACATTACAGAGCTGCAGGAGAACAATCAGAAGCTTATTCTGCTCGTTAGGGATTTGAGTTCCAAATTGGAGGAGCTGGAAGAAGCTCAAAATAGCATGGACCAAGCCTCATACGAGAGCAAAATTGCCTCTTACAGCAAGAGACTCCAAGAAATGCAGGAATCGCAAGACTACCAAGCCCAAATGCTCACAATAAGTATGCAGAAGTGTGAAAGGTATAAGAAGCTCTACTACGACTCCATGCGAAGTGCTGGAAAGAATATGGCACAAGTCATCGACGGCTCTCTTAATGATCAAATGGAAGTTGGTGAAGAAGAAAACATTGCCGCCGGTTCCAGTAATAGTATCGCTTCAAGCGAGACAATTGCCAGCAAGGACAAACGCATTAACGAATTGGAAGATCGCATCAAGGAGTTGACggaacaaattaaaaaaatgaaggaagaacATGAAGAGTATCGTAAGGAGAAACTCACGAACGAGAAGATGATGAACGAACAGTTCGACTCAATGAGAACGGAACTTCGTGAATTGACTTCCTCCAACTGTAAATTGATGTCCACGGTGGAATACAACAATgagcaaattaaaattcaacagaAGAATGTTGCTACCTATAAAAAGCAGATTACAACGTTGGAGGAACGTAATAGGAACTACGAGAACACAATCGTTAAGCACGAACAAACGATAATGTACCTGAAAGACGAGACAATGAATGCCCAGAGGAAGCTTGCTTCAGCCGAAGTGCAACTCGACAATATGAAACAAGAATGCAGATTGCTGCGCGATACTGAAGCTCGACTTCATTTAGAACGAGAAGGTTTTCTCCGAGAGCGGCAAACTCAGAATTTACTACTTAACAATCTGGAGATGATTAAGGCTAGCTTTGAACGCTCAGAGACCGAGGGCCGGCAACGATTGGAAGTCAGGCTTGACGAAGCGATCCGTGAGTGTTCAGCGCTAAGACGCCGCCTTCAGGAAGAGCAAGATCGATTCCGTGAATTAACCGTGGACCTGAAGCGCCAGACCGATACAGCTAAGGCAAGAATGGAAGAGGAACAACAAGTTGCGGAGAAATTGCAGCAGGAAGTGGCAAATCTTCGCGAAGAGCTGCTTACAAAAACCAATCAAATTGACGATTTGAGCAAAAAACTCCAAGAAAGTCTTACGCCTAGTAAGAACGATAATCCAATTGCTCAGGCAAATAAGAAAGCTCGAGAATTTGAGTTGAAATACGAAGAAGCTGCACTCGAGATTGAATCGCTGAAAAAAGAAATTGAGAGAACACGCGAACATGCACAGCAATATTGCAAACTCTCTCAGAGTTCTGAGCAGGAGCTAAAGGAGTTGCACAACGAATATTCACAGTACAAGCTCAAAACAGAAGAAGAATTGAAGAAGCTGCGAGCATTTGAAATCGCATTGAAGTCTAGAATTGAGGAACTCGATACAGAAATCCAATTACAGATCACTGGCGCTCAGTTGTCTTCTGGCAATTCCTCGCAGCAAGTGCAGAAGGTTCAGGCGGAGTTGAAGGAGGCACTGCAGAAACTTAGTGAAAATAATCGAGAAATGCGGGACTTGCGCGAACAATGTAATAACTTGACCTCGTCTCTGCAATCTGTTGAGCAAAAATATGCCAATGAAATGATGCTTCACTCTGCTGACATTCAGGAATTATCCAGGTTGAAAGAAGAACTTCACCGCGTCCGGGAGCAAATCGCTGAAATCAAAGCCGCCCGCGACAAGTCGGTGGCTGTTTTAGAGGAGATGAAGAGTGGATATGCCGAGCGGGATGAGAaactgaaaaaagaaaaggaggagCTTGAAAAGAGATTGATCGACTTAGACGCACAGAATGCAGCACTACATGACCAGATCCAGGCATTGAGTTCGAAATTGGCTACTACTACCAATGGTCCAGCTGCAACCAGCGACGAAGCAATGAACGAATCGACAAATGCTGACCATTCCATGACCAACAAATCTTTCACAGATGATGAATCGAAGAGCAATGACCAACTGCttcaaattattaaatatttgcGAAAGGAGAAAGATATTGCAGTCGCTAAGGTAGACATCCTAAAGTCGGAAAATGTTCGTTTACTCTCAGAGCAGAATATTGCTCAAAAGAAATTGGAGGAATTAAATGCTTCGCTTAGTAATGAGCGCACAAAGTCCGAAGTGGTCGTTGTTACAGCAACGAAACACGAGGAAATTCTTCGAAAAGTTGAAACACTCAACGCTATCACGGACAGCAATAGGATTCTTCGTGAAGAAAGAGACACCCTGTCTGTGCGGGTGAAGGAGTTGACGGAGCGTGTGACCAAGGTTGAGGATGAGCTATTCCCTCTCCAGGAAAAGAACCGCGAACAAAATGCCAAGATTGAAGAAATGCAGGCCGAAAACACATCACTTCGTACGGAAGCCACTCGGTGGAGACAGCGTGCCAATATTCTGGTGGAGCGCAGCAACAAAAATCCAGAAGAATTTAAACGAATACAGAGTGAAAGAGAAAGTCTTGCTAAAATGCTTACTGCCGAAAAGGAAGCGTTGAAGCAAGCGCATGAAGAATTGAATTCAATCCGAGCAGACAAGGCTCGCTTAGAAACAGAAATGAACAATCTCAATCGGCAAATTCAAACAGTCACCgaagagaagaagaaagtagTCGACGATTTCAACCTTCTGAAGCAACAAAATACTCGTCTGACGCAAGAAATTATGGAGCTGAAGAATCAACTTCTTCAGAAGGAGGATGAGTTGAAGAAGATTGGCGAGGATATCGCAAGCAAAGACAATCAGCTCGCTGACCTTAAAAACAAGGAGTTCCAGATCCGCAAAATCGCAAAACGATATAAGGACTCATATTTCGAACTCAAGAATCAGATAGACGGAAAGGACGGAACCGGTGCTGCTGAGGGTGATCCCCAGAATCCTGGAGAAGGAACATCAGCTTCGAAGCAGGAAACCGAAAAAGAATTGAAGGAGAAGATCAACGAACTCAATGCCCAGATAAAACAAGCACAAGAAGAGACTGAGAAGTATcgcaaagaaaatgaaaacttcAAATTAACACTTGACAAGGAGGAGCGCAACAAGACTCTGCTGAAGGAAGCTAAAACAAGAATTTTAAGTTTGACTGAAACTAAGAATGCTGTTACACGCGAACTCGCTGCTACAAAAGCTCAACTGCAAAACATTGAACAGAATCGGGATGACAACGATTTGATCGTAAGTGGAATCAAGAGTCAGTACGAGAGCAGAATCGCGCGACTAGAGCAAGATCAAATCAACCACGAAAAGGAGTCAAAGGAGACCATTGCGCGACTAACCAGAGAGAATGAAAATCTTTTGCTACGAATAAATCAGCTTCAGCGGCAACTCGGCCTTCAACAGGTCTCGAAGCCCTCAACTAGCTCTAGTTCAAGTTCGGAGAAAGGATCTTCGGATCCACCAAGGACAGCCAACGTGAAACCCATGTCAGGGCCTAGCGGGCAACAGTCTGCGACTGTGACACCTTGGAGAGGCAGCGAAACACCTTTAGCTAGCATTCGGCCAATGTCAGTGCAAAACAGCAGGACAGCTGCTGTTCTGCCAACTAGCCAGACGAGCAACGTGGCTGCTATTCAAGGATCTAGCAGTGGAAGTGTTACGGCGCTTGTTCCACCTCAGCAACAAGTCCATACAACTGGCAACAGTCCCGGCGAAGCCATGTCTTCATCGCCAACAAGCTCTCACACAGATTACATGCCAGCAACAAGCTCAGCTGCAGTTGTTGTAGCAGCCATACCACCAATGGGAGCCAATGCGGCTGAGAGTTCTCAAGAAGCCGAAAGCGTTCCCACTCAGAATAATGAATCAACTTCATCATCGTCCTCTGCCCAGATGCTGGTTAGTGGAGGACAGCAACAACAAGCCGTAGCTTTAGTATCTCCTCGGGTTGAAGGAACTTCTCAGAATATTGTTCCACCTCAGTCAGCTCAAAGCCAAGACACGATTCAACCAAGCACATCTGGAACTTCAAGTACTTCAAACATTTCCGTTAGCAGTCACCACCAAGCATCGTCCAGTAGCACTGTGACGACCACTCAAGCCGGTGGGCATAAGAGACCACGAGATGTAGAAGGCGATAGCTCTACAAGTAACGAGGAACTTTCAGATAAAGCGCCAGTTCAAACTAAAAGACAGAGAATACAAACCGGTGAGGCAGCAGCCTGTCAAGGAGTGACTGAATCAGGATTGGATGTAGAATATCAAGTCCCCACTTCCTCACAACGTGATCAAGAGGATGATATCATAATCGTCGACTCTGAGGAAGACGACGGCATGGCAGATGAAGGAAACGCCGATGTAGATGATGGGCCCATggaagatgaagctgataacggAGAGGGGTATGAAATGGAAGAGTCGTATGAGCCAGAGCAGGATATTGATGAAGGTGAAGGACCGGATATTGATGAGGATAATATACAATCTGACACTAATGAAGTGGAAGTTGATGACAGCAGCGAAGTTCCAAATCAATCAGGTACAAGCTCCAGTACAAATCATGTTGCTCCAGATGCCAGTACCAGTCAGGTTGTTGACCAGAGCACCGCCGATCAGGCAACAGAAGGACAAATTCAACCAGAAGGCCAACAAATTCCAGCAATCAGTAGTGGCAGCGAAGCAGCTGGTTCATCGTCACAAGCATCATCGCAAAGTACTTCCAACTGGCGTCAAGTGACACCACTGTCAAGGCAGCAACAAGCTACACTTTTAATGCTCCAACAAGGCTACGAGGAAACGGGCGATGACAGCATTGTTCCAAGCACTCCAACACTATATGCTCCCCGACGAGCTGATGG TTTCAGCGAAGCGGTCAGTTCACCTCATCCACAAGTACCACATGCAGCACGTTTCACCTTTTCGGAATCTTCATCCTCGACAACGACAACTTCAAGACCAGGAGCATCAGGTGAAGGAGGTGAAGATGCCCACGCTGATATGGCAGAAGATACTAGTGGTCGTGGGACAGCTACAAATATTCAAGAATCTTCGTCGGAAACGGGCGCAACAGTGACCGAGAGTACTTCATCGACAGAGAAAGCTGATCAGGTGGCTGCAAGCAATGCCCAGGATGCTGGACCAAGCCGCAGTGAAGATATTAGTGCGGAAGCTGGTGGAGCAGCAGCAG ACGCAGAGGCAACACCCGAAGGTGCATCAACTTCGGATGTGCACGAAGGAGAACAAAGCCAACTTGAAGAAGCCGATATAGAAGAAGAGGAAGGTCTCGACGGTGTTACGTCAGAAGGTGAAAAGGCAAGTGCTGGTACAGAAGAAACTGCAGAG ATTGAAGAGGGACGTGAAGCAGAAGCAACAACATCTCCCACAATAAACACGCGTTCGCGAACGGTGCGGACAACTCCCCAGAACAGACGTAATAACC